The following are encoded in a window of Podospora pseudoanserina strain CBS 124.78 chromosome 6, whole genome shotgun sequence genomic DNA:
- a CDS encoding hypothetical protein (MEROPS:MER0000412; COG:O; EggNog:ENOG503NZCJ): MDTWSFLSSCPGQGALLTTADRYHEQEILTGWFTFQKTVDMACLFGLLLLLSAALPCSFAVSQWNEEVVNGIPYRTFYHADTNSKLSIVSNSGICETTPNVNQLSGYIRISEDINLFFWFFESRNSPATAPLALWLNGGPGCSSMLGLFVEHGPCRFPDGSPAGSDPVLNEESWNSYANMLYLDQPVGVGFSYGVGQVNATTQGSVYVWTFLQAFLAAKPELAKSQFGLFTESYGGHYGPDIVRFIQQQNKVVDQNVSNAVKIDIIALGINNGWVDPKLQFPAYLDFGLTNNYRQLVNQSQYSTGITLYQQRCVPALQNCTVTTGTAEDCNHAHNTCYDALGLFTVELQRFDLYDVRRVDTWTGIPGTDMYHEYLARSDVKDAIGAQRDYTECSDVAWGLFDSTGDPSRSFLGELSEVVQSGVRVLLWAGDADYLCNWMGNLAVANAIDYSGQLDFVKRGMSAYQVNGTSFGEFKTVENLSWLRVYSAGHLVSSDQPRAALQAFRQTMENRPLEAT; this comes from the exons ATGGACACCTGGTCTTTTCTGAGCTCATGCCCCGGCCAGGGTGCTCTTTTGACGACAGCAGATCGATATCATGAGCAGGAAATCTTGACCGGCTGGTTCACGTTTCAAAAGACTGTCGACATGGCGTGCTTGTTTGGTCTCTTGCTGCTTCTGTCAGCGGCTCTCCCTTGCTCCTTTGCTGTTTCTCAGTGGAATGAGGAAGTCGTGAACGGCATCCCTTACCGCACCTTTTACCACGCAGACACCAACAGCAAACTTTCGATAGTTAGTAACTCTGGTATCTGCGAGACAACCCCCAATGTGAATCAACTCAGCGGATACATCCGCATCAGCGAGgacatcaacctcttcttttggTTCTTTGAGTCTCGCAACAGCCCTGCAACCGCCCCTTTGGCTCTGTGGCTCAACGGTGGCCCAGGATGCAGCTCGATGCTTGGTCTCTTTGTCGAACATGGGCCTTGTCGTTTTCCTGATGGATCGCCAGCGGGATCTGACCCAGTGCTGAATGAAGAGAGCTGGAACAGCTACGCCAACATGCTCTACCTTGATCAGCCCGTTGGTGTGGGCTTCAG CTATGGGGTAGGCCAAGTCAACGCCACCACCCAGGGCTCGGTCTATGTGTGGACGTTTCTGCAGGCCTTTCTTGCCGCCAAGCCTGAGCTAGCCAAGTCGCAGTTTGGCCTCTTCACTGAGAGCTATGGCG GACATTACGGGCCGGACATTGTCCGCTTTATCCAGCAGCAAAACAAGGTCGTAGACCAAAACGTTTCCAACGCAGTCAAGATCGACATTATCGCCTTAGGAATCAACAATGGCTGGGTCGACCCCAAGCTCCAGTTTCCTGCGTACCTCGATTTTGGACTCACCAACAACTACAGGCAACTTGTGAATCAGTCACAGTATTCAACTGGAATCACTCTATACCAACAACGATGCGTTCCGGCGTTGCAAAACTGCACCGTGACCACAGGAACAGCGGAAGATTGCAACCATGCCCATAACACCTGTTACGATGCGTTGGGTCTCTTTACCGTGGAGCTCCAGCGATTCGACCTGTACGACGTCAGAAGGGTCGACACATGGACCGGGATCCCAGGAACAGATATGTACCATGAGTATCTGGCGAGGTCTGACGTGAAGGATGCCATTGGCGCTCAGCGCGACTATACCGAGTGTTCCGACGTCGCCTGGGGGCTGTTTGACAGTACCGGAGACC CATCGAGATCCTTCCTCGGTGAGCTGAGCGAGGTTGTCCAGTCAGGTGTGAGAGTGCTGTTGTGGGCCGGGGATGCCG ATTATCTTTGCAACTGGATGGGCAATCTTGCTGTTGCGAACGCGATTGACTATTCTGGGCAGCTTGACTTTGTTAAGAGAGGCATGAGCGCCTATCAAGTCAACGGAACATCTTTCGGCGAGTTCAAGACGGTCGAGAACTTGAGCTGGCTTCGAGTGTATAGTGCGGGGCATCTTGT ATCCTCGGATCAACCCCGAGCCGCACTGCAGGCATTCCGCCAGACCATGGAAAACAGACCACTGGAAGCAACTTGA
- a CDS encoding hypothetical protein (COG:G; EggNog:ENOG503NZTK) has product MANDHFLTLSCPDKPGIVHAVTGVFAGEKVNIIDLQQFSDPVTEKFFMRVHFGPTPTESPEFLRPHFEKLAGEYDMTYDIRPVAQKPKVLIMVSKIGHCLNDLLFRAKTGQLPIEIPLIVSNHPDFAPLAASYGIEFRHLPVTKDTKAAQEGQILELIKEHNVELVVLARYMQVLSPTLCEAMSGKIINIHHSFLPSFKGAKPYHQAYDRGVKIIGATAHFVTADLDEGPIIEQRVARVDHSLSPKALVDEGSNVESQVLAAAVKWYAERRVFLNGTRTVVF; this is encoded by the coding sequence ATGGCCAACGACCACTTCCTGACGCTGTCGTGCCCTGACAAGCCGGGCATCGTTCACGCCGTGACGGGCGTGTTCGCCGGCGAAAAGGTCAACATCATCGACCTGCAGCAGTTTTCGGATCCCGTCACAGAAAAATTCTTCATGCGTGTGCACTTTGGCCCAACACCGACCGAGTCGCCCGAGTTCTTGCGCCCGCACTTTGAGAAGCTGGCTGGCGAGTATGACATGACGTACGACATCCGGCCCGTGGCACAAAAGCCAAAGGTCCTCATCATGGTATCCAAGATTGGCCACTGCCTCAacgacctcctcttccgcgCCAAGACGGGCCAGCTTCCCATCGAAATCCCCCTCATCGTGTCCAACCACCCAGACTTTGCACCCCTCGCCGCCAGCTACGGCATCGAAttccgccacctccccgtcACCAAGGACACCAAGGCGGCGCAGGAGGGCCAGATCCTGGAACTCATCAAAGAACACAATGTCGAGCTTGTGGTGCTGGCGCGCTACATGCAGGTGCTGAGCCCGACGCTGTGCGAGGCCATGAGCGGCAagatcatcaacatccaccacAGCTTCTTGCCAAGTTTCAAGGGCGCCAAGCCCTACCACCAGGCCTACGACCGCGGTGTCAAGATTATCGGTGCCACGGCGCACTTTGTCACGGCCGACCTTGACGAGGGGCCCATCATTGAGCAGCGCGTTGCCCGCGTGGACCACAGCCTGAGCCCCAAGGcgctggtggatgagggaTCCAACGTAGAGAGCCAAGTGCTTGCGGCCGCCGTCAAGTGGTATGccgagaggagggtgttttTGAACGGCACCCGGACTGTTGTCTTTTAG
- a CDS encoding hypothetical protein (EggNog:ENOG503NXJW; COG:Q) translates to MHSLITPLIAVLFIHRILLIIQRIYFHPLSSFPGPKLAAATSLYETWHALFSRSPLSWPEHQRFVLHPKYGPVVRIRPNALHISDPDAFRDVHKVGSKFTKAKYFYVPFRLSNALFGSTDPDFHRKRRSLIAPMFAKGEVIKLYEGLVKGKREMMVGNIRSFLESGSSVVNMKNALAGLVLDVAAEAICQTSYGYVCLILVVQKPAYAYRATACWKLTRSRHTPLRTQSTCSPSPGQ, encoded by the coding sequence ATGCACTCTCTTATAACCCCTTTAATTGCTGTCCTCTTTATACACCGCATTCTTCTGATCATCCAGCGCATCTATTTCCACCCTCTCTCTTCGTTCCCGGGCCCAAAATTGGCAGCTGCAACATCTCTTTACGAAACGTGGCATGCCCTCTTTTCACGCTCACCACTGTCATGGCCTGAACACCAGCGATTTGTGCTGCACCCCAAATATGGCCCTGTTGTGCGCATCCGGCCAAATGCCTTGCACATATCTGATCCCGACGCCTTTCGAGATGTTCACAAGGTCGGCAGCAAGTTCACAAAAGCAAAATACTTTTACGTTCCCTTCCGCCTCTCCAATGCGCTTTTTGGTTCGACGGACCCGGATTTCCACCGAAAAAGACGTTCGCTCATTGCACCCATGTTTGCCAAGGGTGAGGTGATCAAGCTCTACGAGGGCTTGGTAAAAGGCAAgcgggagatgatggtggggaaCATCAGGTCGTTCCTGGAAAGTGGTTCCAGTGTGGTGAACATGAAGAATGCACTGGCTGGGCTAGTCCTTGATGTCGCGGCAGAGGCCATCTGTCAGACATCCTACGGGTATGTTTGTTTGATCTTGGTTGTTCAAAAGCCTGCCTATGCTTACCGTGCAACAGCTTGTTGGAAACTGACACGCTCGAGGCACACCCCCTTACGAACTCAGTCGACATGCTCGCCCAGTCCTGGACAATAG
- a CDS encoding hypothetical protein (EggNog:ENOG503NWUI; COG:S): MVHTGAVAASATTATASQSHPQSQSSIPRPSVKRYRHSGSFHAGEPFPDLSSYRESPSSSRRRRRKSSVAGRPPAQRQSTAKYHTFPTEPPATPSNQPQQTRPRKNSWLRSLLRHSPSGEEHGEDNSHYFSQVDERGSSVSPSRRGEGSDNSHHHTRPDTSPNSTPLPWRQLALLALLSLAEQTALNSIGPYLPAMVASFPEIPSGQEGMYVGLLASAFAMAQLATNLLWGWLSDRIGRKPVMLIGTSLLAGCFCFFGICTTYAHLIIVHVAMGLLNGNAAVVPTCLGEVTDRTNQSRAFTWLPVIYSLGSITGPALGGLLVETDAGVDGAKYPYLTPNLVVAAFLVVSVIVLGIWFKETLEGEHDGTSARGPRGWMGWLRRIVQRPWRKQQAGKHRSESVSSDHQQDSQEQQALLSSANTKAADEDNEDANSLTPSQKKSAFRQLANRNTMAVLGTYLVFQLANISFNSLYPIFVSAPPPTGRALGPGIIGLSLSLAGLATIVFQALVFERLKARMGNLGTYRYSLLGMAVAMSLMPWIGYLDSTPHLGIGSGKGWLYSELGVILIIKNICAVGGLSSVMLLITNSAPSHETLGTLNGIAQTLSAAGRSVGPFLSGGLFTLSMRVRPKGEALAWGLFAGVTLGGWIWSWVIKGHGLESAEYEGEEEQGGEGADGQDDEDVDEERAVGR; this comes from the exons ATGGTGCACACGGGCGCCGTTGCTGCCAGCGCGACTACCGCGACAGCCTCGCAGTCGCACCCGCAGTCGCAGTCGAGCATCCCACGACCCTCCGTCAAGCGCTATCGCCATTCTGGATCGTTTCACGCCGGTGAACCATTTCCCGATCTCTCTTCCTATCGCGAATCTCCATCAagcagccgccgccgacgaaGAAAGAGTTCTGTCGCCGGCCGTCCTCCGGCCCAGCGACAGTCGACCGCCAAATACCACACATTTCCGACCGAACCCCCCGCGACGCCCTCCAACCAGCCTCAGCAGACGCGGCCAAGAAAGAACTCATGGCTCCGATCACTGCTCAGACATTCGCCATCGGGAGAAGAACATGGAGAGGACAACAGCCACTACTTTTCACAAGTCGACGAACGAGGCTCCAGTGTATCGCCATCGCGAAGAGGCGAGGGGTCAgacaacagccaccaccacacgaGACCTGATACGAGTCCGAATTCAACGCCGCTACCGTGGAGACAACTGGCTTTGCTCGCGCTCCTGTCACTGGCAGAGCAGACAGCCCTCAATTCCATTGGTCCTTACCTCCCAGCCATGGTGGCCTCGTTTCCCGAGATCCCCTCCGGCCAGGAAGGCATGTACGTGGGCTTGCTCGCATCGGCTTTTGCCATGGCACAGCTGGCGACCAATCTGCTGTGGGGGTGGCTTTCTGATAGGATTGGACGCAAGCCTGTTATGCTGATCGGGACATCTTTGTTGGCtggctgcttctgcttctttgGCATCTGCACCACCTATGCGCACTTGATCATTGTACACGTCGCTATGGGATTGCTCAACGGGAATGCGGCAGTAGTCCCTACGTGTCTGGGCGAAGTCACTGACAGGACGAACCAGAGCAGAGCATTTACGTGGCTTCCCGTCATCTATTCGCTTGGAAGCATTACAGGGCCCGCCCTGGGTGGTCTGTTGGTGGAGACGGATGCTGGGGTTGACGGGGCAAAATACCCCTACTTGACACCAAATCTTGTGGTGGCGGCCTTTTTGGTCGTCAGTGTCATTGTGCTAGGAATATGGTTCAAGGAAACCTTGGAAGGAGAACATGATGGGACATCTGCACGAGGCCCGCGtggttggatggggtggctgaggaggattGTCCAGCGGCCGTGGAGAAAACAACAAGCTGGAAAACACAGGTCGGAATCCGTCAGTTCTGACCACCAGCAAGATAGCCAAGAACAGCAGGCACTTCTCAGTTCGGCGAATACCAAGGCAGCTGATGAAGATAACGAGGATGCGAACAGTCTTACTCCGTCGCAAAAGAAGTCTGCCTTCCGACAATTGGCCAACCGAAATACCATGGCCGTCTTGGGAACCTATCTTGTCTTTCAGCTTGCCAACATCTCTTTCAACTCTCTGTACCCAATCTTTgtctctgctcctccccccaccgGACGCGCGCTTGGACCGGGCATCATCGGCCTGTCCCTGTCCCTTGCAGGCCTGGCCACCATTGTCTTCCAGGCTCTTGTGTTTGAAAGACTcaaggcgaggatggggaacCTGGGAACATACCGGTATTCTCTACTTGGAATGGCGGTTGCTATGAGTCTTATGCCCTGGATTGGGTACTTGGATTCAACGCCTCACCTGGGCATCGGCAGCGGCAAGGGCTGGCTCTATAGCGAACTGGGAGTCATTCTAATCATCAAGAACATCTGCGCTGTCGGGGGGTTGAGTAGTGTCATGCTTCTG ATCACAAACTCGGCTCCCTCCCATGAGACGTTGGGAACTTTGAACGGGATTGCTCAAACGCTGTCAGCCGCCGGGAGAAGTGTGGGGCCATTCTTGTCTGGGGGCCTGTTTACCTTGAGCATGCGTGTCAGGCCCAAGGGAGAGGCGCTCGCATGGGGCCTTTTCGCCGGTGTTACTCTTGGCGGGTGGATCTGGAGCTGGGTGATCAAAGGCCATGGGTTAGAGAGTGCCGAGTACGAAGGTgaggaagagcaaggcgGTGAGGGTGCAGATGGacaggacgatgaggatgttgacgagGAAAGGGCTGTTGGCAGGTGA
- a CDS encoding hypothetical protein (EggNog:ENOG503NVBA; COG:S): MLSQLGFLFVAMALATGRVVRRDSADGFPNPNATQLEFIEDIADGTLSDAPPPPSLNESSIPIFQLISFNEYFEVAFFSSLIENITTDEPGFTLPTEKKVEILEILATVLAQEQLHAIDASNVLKHFNASLIPEPCEYVFPGATDINSSIALAATFTDVVLGTLQDAAEGLAVNGDLGPIRKVASIIGQEGQQSGFYRLLLNQMPSQKLFLTTNVGAFGWSALQQFVVSCPFNIGEIEIPIFPPLEVAHVKGGQTIEPRDQRLSFVANLTGSSEAEQLINETSPDLFVTYFSGQLLPISVPIEDVEWFGENNAQLRFEAEFPFEENILVGLTIAALTSKDNFTTYGEVVEVTIAAPGLIEVTEEGLSWDLLSEEDL, encoded by the exons ATGCTTTCCCAACTAGGCTTCCTTTTCGTAGCCATGGCCTTGGCAACAGGGAGAGTGGTTCGCCGCGATAGCGCCGACGGGTTTCCTAACCCGAATGCAACTCAGCTTGAATTCATCGAAGACATAGCAGATGGCACACTGTCAGATGcaccgcccccgccctcccTGAACGAAAGCAGCATTCCCATTTTCCAACTGATTAGCTTCAATGAGTATTTTGAAGtcgccttcttttcgtccCTCATTGAGAACATCACCACGGACGAGCCCGGCTTCACACTTCCAACAGAGAAGAAAGTGGAGATACTCGAAATCCTGGCGACCGTCTTGGCT CAAGAACAACTGCACGCCATCGATGCCTCCAACGTTCTCAAGCACTTCAACGCCTCTCTGATCCCCGAGCCCTGCGAGTACGTCTTCCCCGGTGCCACCGACATCAACTCGTCCATCGCTCTCGCCGCCACCTTCACCGATGTCGTTCTCGGAACACTTCAGGATGCGGCCGAGGGGCTAGCTGTCAACGGGGACTTGGGTCCTATTCGTAAAGTCGCCTCCATCAttggccaagaagggcagCAGTCTGGCTTCTACCGTCTGCTTCTTAACCAAATGCCATCGCAGAAActcttcttgaccaccaaCGTCGGCGCCTTTGGCTGGAGCGCGCTTCAACAATTCGTCGTATCTTGCCCCTTCAACATCGGGGAGATCGAAATCCCAATCTTCCCGCCTCTTGAGGTCGCCCATGTGAAAGGAGGCCAAACCATTGAGCCCCGTGATCAGCGCTTGTCTTTTGTTGCCAATTTGACCGGCTCCTCCGAAGCAGAGCAGTTAATCAATGAGACTAGTCCGGATCTGTTTGTTACCTACTTTAGCGGACAGCTGTTGCCCATTAGTGTGCCTATTGAAGATGTCGAGTGGTTTGGCGAGAACAACGCACAGCTGAGGTTTGAGGCTGAGTTTCCTTTTGAGGAGAATATACTTGTCGGGTTGACGATTGCTGCTCTTACTTCGAAAGACAACTTTACGACATatggcgaggtggtggaggttaCGATTGCGGCACCTGGGCTGATCGAGGTTActgaggaggggttgagttGGGATCTTTTGAGCGAAGAGGATTTGTAG
- a CDS encoding hypothetical protein (EggNog:ENOG503PYQ2) has protein sequence MNHNITDVAPYQPLLPRPHSPISYPKKKKSGIFPDLTKSINLGEDIDLIVGLTATALTADQVLKLKDSKKHKAMHLAKASLSAAAAATAFTMMKREHNERVGRERTRRRPESESRSTPSTTKGEKHECHSRSTSRSSSRPRSFERARRRSRSRDRELPYPDLEAQEPEDHKVRWALVPSPPFQEEHQEQRAESPEDYSYASSRLAPPPDERYHHRGRARTTSPVRRQDDGRWPDNHRHHHRRRKSEGQSRWHTFFDLLGQELLQRQQKT, from the coding sequence ATGAACCACAACATCACCGACGTTGCCCCTTACCAACCGCTACTTCCACGTCCGCACTCCCCAATTTCATatccgaagaagaagaaatcgGGGATATTTCCTGATCTCACCAAGAGTATCAACTTGGGCGAGGACATTGACCTCATCGTTGGCCTCACAGCCACAGCGCTCACAGCCGACCAAGTCCTCAAGCTCAAAGACAGCAAAAAGCACAAGGCCATGCATTTAGCAAAGGCCAGCCTgagtgccgccgccgccgctacCGCGTTTACCATGATGAAAAGAGAGCATAATGAAAGAGTCGGACGGGAGAGGACACGTCGGCGTCCCGAGAGTGAGTCCAGGTCAACGCCTAGCACAACAAAAGGCGAGAAGCACGAGTGCCACAGTAGGAGCACCTCAAGATCTAGCTCACGTCCGAGGTCATTCGagagagcgaggagaagaagcagaagccgAGACCGGGAGCTGCCCTACCCTGACTTGGAAGCACAAGAGCCAGAAGATCACAAGGTGCGATGGGCTCTAGTTCCCTCGCCACCATTTCAGGAGGAACATCAAGAGCAGCGTGCAGAGAGCCCCGAAGACTACAGCTACGCGAGCTCGCGTCTGGCGCCACCGCCAGACGAGCGATACCACCACAGAGGCAGGGCTCGGACAACGTCACCAGTCCGCAGGCAAGACGATGGCCGGTGGCCCGATAACCAtcggcaccatcaccgaagAAGGAAGTCAGAAGGACAGTCAAGATGGCACACTTTCTTTGACCTGCTTGGTCAAGAGTTATTACAGAGGCAGCAGAAAACTTGA
- a CDS encoding hypothetical protein (COG:Q; EggNog:ENOG503P0D7) — MRVAVIGAGPSGLVTLKYLLAACDSLGSDPVEPILFESESSVGGTFAHRTYEDGELTTFSDFRPQDSDPDFLSTDRYVEYLNDYCTHFGLWEHLKLSTTVVSIRKNGNRGHIITYRQQDGPQTAEHECDAVAICTGLHVTPNIPNINGVDRVSKVFHSSEFKNRSQFGVGKTVLILGSGETAMDLGYLAMHSPIKRVLMSHRDGFLCAPKRIPDPVILPILGNKPDPNRLNVPVDSSSASLFDTAYVHRRLRDQMLLWHYYDIFIKSTLWLVGGSKYGMAQWIGGISDERYHAIFFNKSNKVMPYLSAPYRQERESSIVQRIRSSLIQVPLAETGGRHIDLAPWPTHFDEQGIVHFRSNNRPEFHRLKGQRIKPDVVIFATGYTQTFSFLSDDYPTPESLDTRSIWKSTNPSVAFIGFIRPSFGAIPPLSELQAQLWVVNLLRPALVPRPLSITDEPHYKLKMNNRSRIQYGVDHESYAYQLALDMGAATGFSQVLSRGWAYQTSKGRRNGGWYKLPLVWALGANFNTKFRLRGPWKWKGAEDVLVEELWATVERRGGFFGHVTLSGLPMAVFGCISLVLWVLEPVMNILGMLM, encoded by the exons ATGCGGGTGGCAGTCATCGGTGCCGGGCCTTCGGGTCTAGTGACACTAAAGTATCTGCTCGCAGCTTGTGACTCTCTGGGTTCTGACCCTGTCGAACCGATCTTGTTCGAGTCCGAGTCATCGGTGGGGGGGACGTTTGCTCATCGCACATatgaggatggagag CTTACGACATTTTCCGACTTTAGGCCTCAGGACTCCGACCCGGACTTCCTTTCGACTGACCGTTATGTCGAGTACCTCAACGATTACTGCACACACTTTGGGCTTTGGGAGCACCTCAAACTTTCGACTACCGTTGTCTCGATCCGCAAAAACGGGAACAGGGGCCATATCATTACTTATCGGCAGCAAGACGGTCCACAGACTGCAGAACATGAATGCGATGCCGTGGCCATTTGTACCGGACTCCACGTTACTCCGAATATCCCAAACATCAACGGCGTGGACCGAGTATCAAAAGTCTTTCACTCGTCCGAGTTCAAGAATAGGAGCCAGTTTGGAGTGGGGAAAACGGTGCTTATATTGGGTAGTGGCGAGACGGCCATGGATCTGGGATACCTCGCCATGCACAGCCCTATCAAAAGAGTCTTGATGAGCCACCGCGATGGATTTTTGTGCGCGCCCAAGAGAATTCCTGATCCTGTCATTTTGCCCATTCTTGGTAACAAGCCTGACCCGAACAGACTCAACGTGCCGGtcgacagcagcagtgctAGTCTTTTTGACACGGCCTACGTCCACCGCCGTCTGAGAGACCAAATGTTGCTGTGGCATTATTATGATATCTTTATCAAATCGACCctttggttggttggtggctCCAAGTACGGAATGGcacagtggatagggggGATATCGGATGAGCGGTATCACGCCA TTTTTTTCAACAAATCCAACAAGGTCATGCCATATCTATCAGCCCCATATCGCCAAGAACGGGAATCGTCCATTGTCCAGAGAATCAGGTCTTCCCTCATTCAGGTGCCACTAGCAGAGACTGGTGGTCGACACATTGACCTGGCACCCTGGCCTACCCACTTTGACGAACAAGGCATCGTTCATTTTCGGAGCAACAACCGTCCCGAATTCCACCGCCTGAAGGGCCAAAGGATCAAGCCTGATGTGGTGATATTTGCAACAGGATACACACagactttttctttcttaTCCGATGATTACCCTACGCCAGAAAGCCTTGATACACGATCCATCTGGAAGTCGACAAATCCTTCTGTTGCTTTTATTGGGTTTATCCGCCCATCCTTTGGCGCCATACCGCCGTTGTCCGAACTACAAGCTCAACTTTGGGTTGTCAACCTTTTGCGCCCTGCATTAGTACCAAGGCCCTTGAGCATCACGGATGAGCCACATTACAAACTCAAAATGAACAACAGATCGCGAATCCAGTACGGAGTGGACCACGAGAGCTATGCATATCAGCTTGCACTTGACATGGGAGCTGCAACAGGATTCTCCCAGGTTTTATCACGAGGATGGGCTTATCAAACGTCAAAGGGTAGACGCAATGGCGGGTGGTACAAGTTGCCTCTAGTATGGGCTTTGGGAGCTAACTTCAACACCAAATTCCGGTTGAGGGGCCCATGGAAGTGGAAAGGTGCAGAGGACgtcttggtggaggagctgtggGCCACGGTTGAGCGAAGAGGAGGGTTCTTTGGCCATGTTACACTCTCTGGCTTGCCTATGGCTGTCTTTGGGTGCATCAGCTTGGTGCTGTGGGTGTTGGAGCCTGTTATGAACATTTTGGGGATGCTAATGTGA
- a CDS encoding hypothetical protein (EggNog:ENOG503P3H1): MSSSRSRRTGHKSGSSSTSGSQSARQIIESLLTHRINTLTELCRVERLVANAETEEDQLAFQEPMTSAWIYYVESNQMLSELRGLTPNYAFSGEMLTYAQGLVRNDPQSNRSWNFAWMVLEKITEENLVATYAEIEAARPEMWGDVVPDDQQIQELAAYFSQEWTYAINWMLQHWTAAPVWY; encoded by the exons ATGTCATCTTCGCGCTCACGTCGAACTGGACACAAGTCTGGAAGCTCGAGTACATCCGGCTCA CAGTCAGCGCGCCAGATCATCGAGTCTCTCCTTACCCACCGCATCAACACCTTGACTGAGCTCTGTCGTGTGGAACGCTTGGTAGCGAATGCCGAGACAGAGGAGGATCAACTAGCTTTCCAGGAACCCATGACCTCGGCTTGGATCTACTACGTCGAATCAAATCAGATGCTTTCCGAGCTCCGGGGGCTCACCCCCAACTACGCCTTTTCTGGGGAAATGTTGACGTACGCCCAGGGCCTAGTCCGAAACGACCCGCAATCCAACAGGAGCTGGAACTTCGCCTGGATGGTATTAGAAAAGATCACAGAGGA GAATCTGGTGGCCACCTATGCTGAAATCGAAGCAGCCAGGCCTGAAATGTGGGGCGATGTCGTGCCAGACGATCAACAGATACAGGAGCTGGCAGCCTACTTTTCTCAAGAATGGACTTATGCCATCAACTGGATGTTGCAGCACTGGACCGCTGCCCCAGTGTGGTACTAA
- a CDS encoding hypothetical protein (EggNog:ENOG503PCX9; COG:S) → MEQDNGAGRAAFSWNSRYIFQSSTPPPIQITHSTAHHAKKKNPTMRSLFLFPIIWHLALAASVRSIFLFKDVMKSNTTALKTSGFNTLIMFGVGILSNGDIMYYSNTPESQDVRIASGGVYVGGDALAQKVRSLKTGETGVTRLEISMNAQNVRNLIMTPGPGPETPLFRNFQALKEAWTLDAVNNDDESIYDLNSSVAFGRMLGQIGYKYTIAPYTNAQFWLNVKNQLNQGLKEQDRLLDRVYLQCYDGGAYNNPPGWQTFLGMKVVPLIWVINDSKPVYGATAAQARTRLTQWHQQSTLAGGGYWNDYDIEKMGLSYRDYGNVLASIFP, encoded by the coding sequence ATGGAGCAGGACAACGGAGCCGGCAGAGCTGCTTTCAGTTGGAACTCTCGATATATCTTTcaatcatccacccccccaccaattCAAATCACCCACTCCACGGCTCACcatgccaaaaaaaaaaatccgACAATGCGATCCCTGTTCCTATTCCCCATCATCTGGCATCTTGCTCTGGCAGCCAGCGTTCGAAGCATTTTTCTGTTCAAAGATGTCATGAAATCCAATACAACAGCCCTCAAGACGTCGGGCTTTAATACTCTCATCATGTTTGGCGTGGGCATTTTGAGCAATGGCGACATCATGTATTATTCCAACACGCCTGAAAGTCAAGATGTGCGAATTGCTTCTGGCGGGGTCTatgttgggggtgatgctcTGGCCCAAAAGGTGCGCTCGCTGAAAACGGGGGAAACCGGCGTCACGAGGCTGGAGATTTCGATGAACGCCCAGAATGTGAGAAACCTCATAATGACACCAGGCCCAGGGCCAGAGACGCCTTTGTTTCGCAACTTTCAGGCCTTGAAGGAAGCTTGGACGCTTGATGCCGTCAACAATGACGACGAATCCATTTATGATCTCAACAGTTCGGTTGCCTTTGGAAGAATGCTGGGCCAGATCGGATACAAATACACCATCGCGCCATATACGAACGCCCAGTTCTGGCTTAACGTGAAGAATCAACTTAATCAGGGGCTCAAGGAACAAGACAGGCTGCTTGATCGGGTGTATCTACAATGCTACGACGGCGGGGCATACAATAACCCTCCTGGATGGCAGACATTTTTGGGTATGAAGGTTGTTCCTCTGATCTGGGTCATCAATGACTCCAAACCGGTTTACGGCGCCACTGCTGCTCAGGCGCGAACCCGACTTACCCAGTGGCATCAACAAAGTACCCTTGCCGGAGGAGGGTACTGGAACGACTACGATATCGAAAAGATGGGGTTATCGTATCGGGATTATGGCAACGTACTGGCCAGCATATTTCCGTAG